The following proteins are encoded in a genomic region of Flammeovirga pectinis:
- a CDS encoding dihydroorotase, with translation MTKLLIKNAQIVNEGKVFKGDVRVVDGKIDSVSASIAVQDEKVIDAEGKYLLPGLIDDQVHFREPGLTEKANIETEARAAVSGGITSFMEMPNTKPPTVTMEALEDKYAIANKTSLANYSFYIGATNDNLEEVLKADPKNVCGIKVFMGSSTGNMLVDNEVTLGNLFAKAQMIIASHCEDDPMIAENLEKYKEKYGEDIPMECHPEIRSAEACYSSSSKAVALAKKHGARLHILHISTAKELELFQNDIPLKEKKITSEACVHHMWFSDEDYKEKGAFIKWNPAVKTKEDGAGILAGVLSDKIDVIATDHAPHTLQEKSNTYLTAPSGGPLVQHSLQVLLDFYKQGKISLEKIVEKACHNPAILFEVENRGYIKEGYWADLVLVDLDAPQKVEKSNLNYKCGWSPFEGHTFSSSITHTIVSGHLAYENGKFNEDVKGKRLTFNR, from the coding sequence ATGACGAAGCTTCTGATCAAAAACGCTCAAATTGTAAACGAGGGTAAAGTTTTTAAAGGTGATGTGCGTGTTGTGGATGGAAAGATTGATAGTGTATCAGCATCCATTGCAGTACAAGACGAAAAAGTAATTGATGCTGAAGGAAAGTATCTATTACCTGGTTTAATAGACGACCAAGTTCATTTTAGAGAGCCAGGGTTAACTGAAAAAGCAAATATTGAAACAGAAGCAAGAGCAGCTGTATCTGGAGGTATTACATCTTTTATGGAAATGCCAAATACAAAGCCACCTACAGTTACTATGGAGGCGCTAGAAGATAAATATGCAATAGCAAATAAAACTTCTTTGGCAAACTACTCTTTCTATATTGGTGCAACAAACGATAACCTAGAAGAAGTATTAAAAGCTGATCCTAAAAATGTTTGTGGAATAAAGGTATTTATGGGTTCTTCTACGGGTAATATGCTTGTAGATAATGAAGTAACATTAGGAAATTTATTTGCAAAAGCACAGATGATTATTGCATCGCATTGCGAAGATGATCCTATGATTGCAGAGAATTTAGAAAAATACAAAGAAAAGTATGGAGAGGATATTCCTATGGAGTGCCATCCAGAAATTAGAAGTGCAGAAGCTTGTTATTCATCATCTTCTAAAGCAGTAGCTTTAGCAAAGAAACATGGGGCAAGATTGCATATTCTACATATATCTACAGCTAAGGAGTTAGAGTTATTCCAAAATGATATTCCTTTAAAAGAGAAGAAAATAACATCAGAAGCATGTGTACACCATATGTGGTTCTCTGATGAAGATTATAAAGAAAAAGGGGCATTTATTAAATGGAACCCTGCTGTTAAAACTAAAGAGGATGGAGCAGGTATTCTTGCAGGTGTGTTAAGTGATAAGATTGATGTTATAGCAACAGATCATGCACCACACACACTTCAAGAAAAATCAAATACTTATTTGACAGCACCTTCTGGAGGACCATTAGTACAACATTCATTACAAGTACTCTTGGATTTTTATAAGCAAGGTAAAATCTCTTTAGAGAAAATTGTAGAAAAAGCTTGTCATAATCCTGCAATACTTTTTGAAGTAGAAAATAGAGGTTATATCAAAGAAGGCTACTGGGCAGATTTAGTTTTAGTAGATTTGGATGCACCACAGAAGGTAGAGAAATCTAACTTAAATTATAAATGTGGATGGTCTCCATTTGAAGGACATACTTTCTCTTCTTCAATTACACATACCATAGTTTCAGGGCATCTAGCTTATGAAAACGGTAAATTCAATGAAGATGTAAAAGGAAAGCGTCTGACTTTCAATAGATAA
- a CDS encoding SusC/RagA family TonB-linked outer membrane protein, giving the protein MMKRVLFLLSFILCSISMSFAQERRVEGVISDANGDTMPGATVLVVGTTIGAVTDFNGHFSINVPESGTQLQARLIGYTTQIVEIGTQSVINLVMQEDAQELDEVVVTALGMEKDKKSLGYSVTEVKGDDLKTADNNILSSLNGQVAGVQVTSSSGAVGSSSRVVIRGNSSLTGDNQPLYVVDGVPVDNTYNSGNTSSGGADFGSPISDINPDDIEAMTVLKGPNAAALYGSRAVNGAIIITTKKGKGSKGLGVSLSNTTTFQTPLILPDYQNTYGQGLGGQFSFVDGKGGGTFDGVDESWGPKMDVGLMVPQFHSNGEAVPFNSNPNNVRDFFETGHVSTSNLSIAHSNDDTNVRFSLMYSDQKGMSPNTGLNTYSASMAFGHKINEKLRFDAKATYSHRGADNLPSQGYGANNVMQQFVWFGRQVDTNELKNYKKADGTPYNWNYNYHDNPYWISYENTNSQRRDRVNGYASMKYNFTDYLSLQVKGGTDFYSENRMARTAKYSINNPTGGFTEENYFVSESNFDFLLSFSKDFGNDWNVSANAGGNNMYRNYKRDGMIVTGLATPGIYTPANAVGQVDASTYFEEQVINSLYATASVGFRDYLFMDVSVRNDWSSTLPAANDSFLYPAINLSYVFSEHLEMPDFISQGKVRGGWAQVGASANPYMLSNVYMSPLPWDGNPMFKYDNVQANPNLKPETTNAWETGLEMGFLNNRLGFEAVYYKKNTFDQIVQADVSSTSGFRYSAINAGEIENKGFEFLLYGTPIQTVDFQWDVSFNFTRNINTVVSLADGVDSFILGDYWGLTTEARPGEQLGTFYGIAYQRSPEGDIIVDESGIPLRTDEKEALGSINPDWRGGIRNSITYKGFTLSALIDIQKGGSIFSVTNMFGEYAGVLESTAVDREAGRKVGVVPDGNGGYKPNEVSADAMDYYWGLYGIHEEYIYDATYVKLAQLSIGYNVPQKWLGNTGIKGLYVAAVGNDLWMMYKNAPNIDPQAGFGAGMSGQGFEFGQLPTARSFGFDIKMKF; this is encoded by the coding sequence ATGATGAAAAGAGTATTATTCTTACTCTCTTTTATCTTGTGTAGCATTTCTATGTCATTTGCACAAGAGAGAAGAGTAGAAGGTGTAATTTCTGATGCCAATGGCGATACAATGCCGGGCGCAACTGTACTTGTTGTAGGAACTACAATCGGTGCTGTTACAGATTTTAATGGACACTTCTCTATCAATGTTCCAGAAAGTGGAACACAACTACAAGCTAGACTTATCGGCTACACTACTCAAATTGTAGAAATAGGTACACAATCAGTTATCAATCTTGTTATGCAAGAAGACGCCCAAGAACTTGATGAAGTTGTTGTTACGGCGTTAGGCATGGAGAAAGATAAAAAATCATTAGGTTACTCTGTTACAGAGGTAAAAGGAGATGATTTAAAAACAGCTGATAACAATATTCTAAGCTCTTTAAACGGTCAAGTTGCTGGTGTTCAAGTAACATCTTCTTCAGGTGCTGTTGGATCTTCTTCTCGTGTAGTAATTCGTGGTAACTCATCTTTAACAGGTGATAACCAACCGTTATATGTAGTAGACGGTGTACCCGTGGATAACACATATAATTCAGGCAACACTTCTTCTGGAGGTGCAGATTTTGGTTCTCCTATCTCAGATATTAACCCTGATGATATTGAGGCTATGACAGTATTGAAAGGACCAAACGCAGCTGCTTTGTACGGTTCTCGTGCGGTAAACGGTGCAATTATCATCACTACAAAAAAAGGTAAAGGTTCTAAAGGATTAGGTGTTTCTTTATCGAATACAACTACATTCCAAACACCTTTAATTTTACCAGATTACCAAAACACATACGGGCAAGGTTTAGGAGGTCAATTCTCTTTTGTAGATGGTAAAGGTGGTGGTACATTTGATGGTGTGGACGAATCTTGGGGTCCTAAAATGGATGTAGGCTTAATGGTGCCTCAATTCCATTCAAATGGAGAAGCAGTCCCATTTAATTCTAACCCAAATAATGTTAGAGATTTCTTCGAAACGGGTCACGTTTCTACATCGAACTTATCTATTGCACATAGTAATGATGACACAAACGTACGTTTTAGCTTAATGTATTCAGATCAAAAAGGGATGTCACCTAATACAGGTCTTAATACATATAGTGCTTCAATGGCATTTGGTCATAAGATAAATGAAAAATTGAGATTTGATGCAAAAGCAACCTATTCTCATAGAGGAGCAGACAACCTACCTTCTCAAGGATATGGTGCAAATAACGTAATGCAACAATTTGTATGGTTTGGTAGACAAGTTGATACAAACGAATTGAAGAACTATAAAAAGGCAGACGGTACGCCATATAACTGGAACTACAACTACCACGATAACCCGTATTGGATTTCTTATGAAAATACGAATTCTCAACGCCGTGATCGTGTAAATGGTTATGCTTCTATGAAATATAACTTTACAGATTATTTGAGTCTTCAAGTTAAAGGTGGTACAGATTTCTATTCTGAAAACCGTATGGCTAGAACTGCAAAATATTCTATCAACAACCCAACAGGTGGTTTTACAGAAGAAAATTATTTTGTAAGTGAATCTAACTTCGATTTCCTTTTATCTTTCTCTAAAGATTTTGGTAACGATTGGAATGTATCTGCAAACGCAGGTGGTAACAATATGTACAGAAATTATAAGAGAGACGGTATGATTGTTACAGGTCTTGCTACTCCAGGTATTTATACACCTGCCAATGCAGTAGGACAAGTAGATGCATCAACTTACTTTGAAGAGCAAGTGATTAACTCGCTTTATGCAACTGCTTCTGTTGGTTTTAGAGATTACTTATTCATGGATGTTTCTGTGCGTAATGACTGGTCTTCTACATTACCTGCAGCAAACGATAGTTTCTTATATCCTGCAATCAACTTATCTTATGTATTTTCTGAGCATCTCGAAATGCCTGATTTTATTTCACAAGGTAAAGTTCGTGGTGGTTGGGCACAAGTGGGTGCATCTGCAAACCCTTATATGTTAAGTAATGTATACATGTCGCCATTACCATGGGATGGAAATCCTATGTTTAAATACGATAATGTTCAAGCTAACCCTAATTTAAAACCTGAAACTACCAATGCGTGGGAGACTGGTTTAGAAATGGGCTTCTTAAATAACCGTTTAGGATTTGAAGCTGTTTACTATAAGAAAAATACTTTTGATCAAATTGTTCAAGCAGATGTATCTTCTACATCTGGATTTAGATATTCTGCAATTAATGCTGGTGAAATTGAAAATAAAGGATTTGAATTCCTTTTATACGGTACGCCAATACAAACAGTAGATTTCCAATGGGATGTTTCATTCAACTTTACAAGAAACATCAACACTGTTGTGTCTTTAGCTGATGGAGTAGACTCGTTTATTTTAGGTGATTATTGGGGTTTAACTACTGAAGCTCGTCCTGGTGAACAATTAGGTACTTTCTATGGTATTGCTTATCAAAGATCTCCTGAAGGTGATATTATAGTGGATGAAAGTGGTATTCCATTAAGAACAGATGAAAAAGAAGCATTAGGTTCTATCAACCCAGATTGGAGAGGTGGTATTCGTAACTCGATTACTTACAAAGGTTTCACACTATCTGCATTAATTGATATTCAAAAAGGCGGTAGCATCTTCTCTGTAACAAATATGTTCGGTGAGTATGCTGGTGTTCTTGAGTCTACTGCTGTAGATCGTGAAGCAGGTAGAAAAGTTGGTGTTGTACCTGATGGAAATGGTGGTTATAAACCAAACGAAGTTTCTGCGGATGCAATGGATTATTACTGGGGCTTATACGGTATTCATGAAGAGTATATTTATGATGCTACATATGTAAAACTTGCTCAGTTATCTATTGGTTATAACGTTCCTCAAAAATGGTTAGGCAATACTGGTATCAAAGGTTTATATGTTGCTGCTGTAGGTAATGACCTTTGGATGATGTATAAAAATGCACCTAACATTGATCCTCAAGCAGGTTTCGGTGCAGGAATGTCTGGTCAAGGTTTCGAATTTGGTCAGTTACCAACTGCAAGAAGCTTTGGTTTTGATATCAAAATGAAATTCTAG
- a CDS encoding SusD/RagB family nutrient-binding outer membrane lipoprotein, translated as MKKFIKYIFAVVVLINMTSCFKNFDELRENPNYPSTVEPESLFANVLYTNTGSFYGAQGQYFNLTGAGLWGQQFAKIQYIDEDWYQYRASVMDEKWKRMYSGISGTSNLAGLYDLELAIAEVRNRKAAYESDGNSQGVADAEALEGAMLVAKVYFFSVTTDVWGDIPYSEAFQTIDLGFDQTNFQPTYDAQKEIYDNFFEVLEEANTLLSNNGSIAAGSDIIYRGNTSRWRMLANSLAARLYTRISKVDATKSREGLGKLFTDKGTYPMFSGNEDDAELIYLGSQPYMQPIYYNAYIDNRNDFAISATLIELLKENNDKRLYVYAQPTQASMTKPDDAADDWKASPEYVGQENGVPASEAPGFTAVSMIGNLYREQPAGKSFWMTYSELKFIEAEAALNGIAGVSGTVESLVNEGIEASFTKQYADVEAYSAPIIPVDGDVVSDPFTDAAIVINNLDWSKNGGKERVIAEQKYLSNFTNGPEVFAELRRTGWPAISEIRGGTVYQGKGLPNRFPYPFSEQTTNSANWSAASQGINDTMYGKKVWFAENSEVNYK; from the coding sequence ATGAAAAAATTCATTAAATATATATTTGCAGTAGTTGTGTTAATCAACATGACCTCTTGCTTCAAAAATTTCGATGAACTTCGTGAGAATCCAAACTACCCAAGCACAGTAGAGCCGGAAAGTTTGTTTGCGAACGTTCTTTATACAAACACAGGTAGTTTTTATGGTGCACAAGGTCAGTATTTTAATTTGACTGGAGCAGGACTATGGGGACAACAGTTTGCTAAAATTCAATACATAGACGAAGATTGGTACCAATACCGTGCGTCTGTAATGGATGAAAAATGGAAAAGAATGTACTCTGGTATTTCGGGTACATCTAATTTAGCAGGCCTTTACGATTTAGAATTAGCAATTGCTGAAGTAAGAAATCGTAAAGCAGCTTATGAGTCAGATGGCAATAGCCAAGGTGTTGCAGATGCTGAAGCACTAGAAGGAGCAATGCTTGTAGCTAAAGTTTATTTCTTCTCTGTAACTACAGATGTATGGGGTGATATACCTTATTCTGAAGCTTTTCAAACAATTGATTTAGGATTTGATCAAACAAACTTTCAGCCTACATACGATGCTCAAAAAGAAATTTATGATAATTTCTTTGAGGTATTAGAAGAGGCAAACACATTATTATCTAATAATGGGTCAATAGCGGCTGGATCAGATATTATTTACAGAGGTAATACAAGTAGATGGAGAATGTTAGCCAATTCTTTAGCCGCTAGATTGTATACAAGAATCTCAAAAGTTGATGCTACAAAATCTAGAGAAGGATTAGGTAAATTATTTACTGATAAGGGAACTTATCCAATGTTTTCGGGCAATGAAGATGATGCGGAGTTAATCTATCTAGGTTCTCAACCTTATATGCAACCAATTTACTACAATGCATATATTGATAACAGAAATGATTTTGCAATTTCTGCAACTTTAATTGAGCTGTTAAAAGAGAATAATGATAAACGTTTATATGTTTATGCTCAACCTACGCAAGCTTCAATGACTAAACCTGATGATGCCGCTGATGATTGGAAGGCGAGCCCTGAATATGTAGGTCAAGAAAATGGTGTTCCAGCTTCAGAAGCTCCTGGTTTTACAGCAGTTTCTATGATTGGTAATCTTTATAGAGAACAACCAGCAGGTAAATCTTTCTGGATGACGTATTCTGAATTGAAGTTTATAGAAGCAGAAGCAGCTTTAAATGGTATTGCAGGTGTTTCTGGAACTGTAGAAAGCTTAGTTAACGAAGGTATAGAAGCTTCATTTACAAAACAATATGCAGATGTAGAAGCTTATTCAGCTCCAATTATACCTGTAGATGGAGATGTTGTTTCTGATCCTTTTACAGATGCTGCAATTGTAATTAATAATTTAGATTGGAGTAAAAATGGAGGAAAAGAAAGAGTAATTGCAGAGCAAAAGTACCTTTCTAACTTTACGAACGGACCAGAAGTATTTGCAGAGTTAAGAAGAACTGGATGGCCAGCAATCTCTGAGATTAGAGGGGGTACGGTGTACCAAGGAAAAGGTTTACCAAATAGATTCCCTTATCCGTTCTCAGAACAAACTACTAATTCAGCCAATTGGTCAGCTGCCTCTCAAGGTATTAATGATACAATGTATGGTAAGAAAGTTTGGTTTGCTGAAAATTCTGAAGTGAATTATAAGTAG
- a CDS encoding SusC/RagA family TonB-linked outer membrane protein produces MKKRVLQLLLIFLGLAFTALAQERKIDGVVKDANGETLPGATVMIEGTTIGAVTDFNGTFAIQAPESAVNIVVRLIGYTTQNVAIGTQAKFEFVMQEDVEQLDEVVVTALGIEKDKKSLGYSVTEVKGDDLKGSDSGVLNSLNGKVAGVMVNTSSGAPGASSRITIRGNSSLTGNNQPLFVIDGVPVDNTYNSGNTSSGGTDFGSPINDINPDDIESMTVLKGPNAAALYGSRAQNGAIVITTKSGKGSEGLGVSLSNKTTFQNPLILPNYQNEYGQGLNGQFSFVDGKNGGVNDGVDESWGPKLDAGLMIPQFYSNGEAAPWVSSPNNVEDFFETGYVSTTNLSIQNSTDKSNVRFSMMYSDQEGMVPNTGLENYSASLNFGHKISDNLQLDSKITYSRRQSDNLPQQGYGANNVMQQFVWGGRQVDYNLLKDYKKADGTPYNWNYNYHDNPYWILNENTNSQLRDRVNGFASLKWNITDYLNFKVKGGTDLYTENRLSKSAMYSINDPDGGFYESNYFVNETNFDFLFSFSKDFGEDWNVNANVGGNNMYRVTKTSSMEAFGLASPGVYTPANATGQIDAYSEFTEKIINSLYATASVGFRDYLFADVSVRNDWTSTLPVQNNSFMYPSVNLSYVFSEHMDLPEWISNGKIRGGWAEVGNDTDPYNTTNVYTSGLPYNGYPMFKYETTQANPDLRSERTQSWEIGLDMGFFNNRLGFEAAYYEKSTYDQIVPADISAASGYRYSYINAGQIDNNGFELMIFATPVQTEAVTWDISLNFAKNKNKVVELAEGVDSFVLGEYWGLTTEARPGEELGTFYGYAYQRDEQGNVMVDDNGYAMKTDEKQKLGSINPDWRGGIRNSVTYKGFTLSALIDISKGGDIFSVTNMFGEYAGVLDVTAVNREAGRVTNGVGVDGTPNNIVVPTQDYYQSLYGIHEEYIYDATYVKLAELSLAYNIPSTFTKKYGIQGMSVAFVGNNLWMIHSNAPNIDPQAGFGTGLDGQGFEFGQLPSPRSFGFDIKMRF; encoded by the coding sequence ATGAAGAAAAGAGTACTTCAACTTCTCTTAATCTTTTTGGGACTGGCTTTTACAGCCTTAGCTCAGGAGAGAAAGATTGATGGCGTTGTAAAAGACGCAAATGGTGAGACACTTCCTGGTGCCACTGTAATGATCGAAGGTACAACAATCGGTGCTGTTACAGACTTTAACGGTACCTTTGCAATTCAAGCTCCAGAAAGTGCTGTGAATATTGTTGTTCGTCTAATCGGTTACACAACACAAAACGTAGCTATCGGAACTCAAGCAAAATTTGAGTTTGTAATGCAAGAAGACGTTGAACAACTCGATGAAGTTGTTGTAACAGCTTTAGGTATCGAAAAAGATAAAAAATCACTTGGTTACTCTGTTACAGAAGTAAAAGGTGATGATTTAAAAGGTTCAGATTCTGGTGTTTTAAATAGTCTTAATGGTAAAGTTGCAGGTGTAATGGTAAATACTTCTTCGGGAGCTCCAGGTGCATCTTCTCGTATTACTATTCGTGGTAATTCATCTTTAACAGGTAATAATCAACCGTTATTTGTAATTGATGGTGTACCTGTAGACAATACATACAACTCTGGTAATACATCTAGTGGAGGAACTGACTTCGGTTCGCCTATTAATGATATTAACCCAGATGATATTGAGTCAATGACTGTTTTGAAAGGACCAAACGCAGCCGCTTTATATGGTTCTCGTGCACAAAATGGTGCTATTGTAATTACAACAAAATCAGGTAAAGGTTCTGAAGGTTTAGGGGTTTCGTTGTCAAATAAAACAACTTTCCAAAATCCATTGATCTTACCAAATTACCAAAACGAATATGGACAAGGTCTTAATGGTCAGTTCTCTTTTGTAGATGGTAAAAATGGTGGTGTTAATGATGGTGTTGATGAATCTTGGGGTCCTAAATTGGATGCTGGATTAATGATTCCTCAGTTTTATTCTAATGGTGAAGCTGCTCCTTGGGTTTCTTCTCCTAACAATGTAGAAGACTTTTTTGAAACTGGATACGTTTCTACTACAAACTTATCTATTCAAAATTCAACAGATAAGTCGAATGTACGTTTCTCTATGATGTATTCTGATCAAGAAGGTATGGTTCCAAACACTGGGTTAGAAAATTATTCTGCTTCTTTAAACTTTGGTCATAAGATTTCGGATAATTTACAATTAGACTCTAAAATTACATATTCTAGAAGACAATCAGATAACTTACCTCAACAGGGTTACGGTGCAAATAACGTAATGCAACAATTTGTATGGGGTGGACGTCAGGTAGATTATAACTTATTAAAAGATTATAAGAAAGCAGATGGTACTCCTTATAACTGGAACTACAACTACCACGATAACCCTTATTGGATCTTAAACGAGAATACTAACTCACAATTAAGAGATCGTGTAAATGGTTTTGCTTCTTTAAAATGGAACATCACAGACTACTTAAACTTTAAGGTGAAAGGTGGTACTGATTTATATACTGAAAACCGTTTGTCTAAGTCAGCAATGTATTCAATTAATGACCCTGATGGTGGTTTTTATGAATCAAATTACTTTGTAAACGAAACAAACTTTGATTTCCTATTCTCGTTCTCTAAAGACTTTGGTGAAGATTGGAATGTTAACGCAAATGTGGGTGGTAACAACATGTACCGTGTAACAAAAACATCTTCTATGGAAGCATTTGGTTTAGCATCTCCGGGGGTGTATACACCTGCTAATGCTACTGGACAAATTGATGCTTACAGTGAGTTTACTGAAAAAATTATTAACTCATTATATGCTACTGCTTCGGTAGGTTTCAGAGATTACTTATTTGCTGATGTATCTGTTCGTAACGATTGGACATCAACATTACCTGTACAGAATAATTCATTCATGTATCCATCAGTGAACTTATCTTATGTATTCTCTGAGCACATGGATCTTCCAGAGTGGATTTCTAATGGTAAAATTAGAGGTGGATGGGCTGAAGTTGGTAATGATACAGACCCTTACAATACTACAAACGTTTATACAAGTGGATTGCCTTATAATGGCTACCCAATGTTTAAATACGAAACTACTCAAGCTAATCCTGATTTAAGATCTGAAAGAACTCAATCTTGGGAAATTGGTTTAGATATGGGCTTCTTCAATAACCGTTTAGGATTTGAAGCTGCTTATTATGAGAAATCTACTTATGATCAAATTGTACCTGCTGACATTTCTGCAGCTTCTGGATATAGGTATTCTTATATCAATGCAGGTCAGATTGATAACAATGGTTTTGAATTGATGATTTTTGCTACTCCTGTTCAAACAGAAGCAGTGACTTGGGATATTTCATTAAACTTTGCAAAAAACAAAAACAAAGTAGTGGAATTAGCAGAAGGTGTTGATTCATTTGTTTTAGGTGAATACTGGGGTTTAACTACAGAAGCTCGTCCTGGTGAAGAACTTGGTACTTTCTATGGTTATGCTTACCAGAGAGACGAACAAGGTAACGTAATGGTAGATGATAACGGTTATGCAATGAAAACTGATGAGAAACAAAAGTTAGGTTCTATCAACCCAGATTGGAGAGGTGGTATCCGTAACTCGGTAACTTATAAAGGGTTCACATTATCTGCATTAATTGATATTTCTAAAGGTGGTGATATTTTCTCTGTAACAAACATGTTTGGTGAATATGCAGGTGTATTAGATGTAACTGCTGTTAACCGTGAAGCTGGTAGAGTTACAAATGGTGTTGGTGTAGACGGTACTCCAAATAACATTGTAGTACCAACTCAAGATTACTACCAATCATTATATGGTATTCATGAAGAATACATCTATGATGCTACTTATGTAAAATTAGCAGAATTGTCTCTTGCGTATAACATCCCTTCTACTTTTACCAAAAAGTATGGAATCCAAGGAATGAGTGTTGCATTTGTAGGTAATAACTTATGGATGATTCATAGTAATGCTCCAAACATTGATCCTCAAGCTGGTTTTGGTACTGGTTTAGATGGTCAAGGATTCGAATTCGGTCAATTACCATCGCCTAGAAGCTTTGGATTTGATATCAAAATGAGATTCTAA